The DNA region CTTCCCTACCCTGCACTCCCCCACTTCCTGATGGACCTTTCTACTAAGTGAACATAAAATAAGAGTTCTGCTGCTCAAGAATGATGTGTTCACAGATTTGGGTGgggggacaaagggagagatccCTTGGCAAGACTCTGAGGACTTCCTTCCCTAGGTTTTCAGGAGCCAGCTCCTTATTGTCTGCAGGAACAGAGATTGGGGTAGCCCTTTTTGTGATGAATGGGATGCCTGATGTCCCTGAACATACAACTGAAGGATGGTCTCAGCTGAGGTTTtccccttctcacctcccccccacAACCATGTATATACCCCAAGAAGGAGGCAGAAGCTAGTGGGGGCTGAGAGATCACACATGCTTTTATACAGAAAATCAAGTGTGGGAACAAGGTATTTTATGGGAGAGGGGGCCAAAAAGGGATTtactcatttcctcttctgcaagagagaaaaatcagatGGAAATGGGAAAAAGTCTACTGTTCTGAGGTCTGTCTGCTCATAGCCAATCAATTCTCTGGCCCCAGGGGATCCAAGACctattgtctcaaaaaaaaaagacctcatcTATGTTCTCTCAGAAGGGCAGAAAGAAGGTTggactctcccattttacagaaaagaattaGGCCCAGAGAGGATGACTTGTCCTAATTTACCCACCAAGTCCACTGCTGTTGGGATTTCAGCCTAGGAGGCCCAATGCCCAGGCTCTCTACTTGGTCCTCCCTCCCAACCTCTTGCTCTCCCCAGAATTGGGATGGTCACACCAGTCTTTGTTAGCAGCTTTGACTCCCCTTGCTCCACCAACCTTCATCTCTGGATCCCAGGGACATACCTGGCATACCATTAAAACGAAAAACTATGTCTCTGTTTCCCTTTAACCAAAACCAGGGCCTGAGAGATTTAGTCTAACCTTCTCCCTATACAGcaaaaagtgaggcccagagaagggcagGCAGGgttttatccagggtcacacagctagtggatggcagagctgggttttGATTCCCATGTTTCCTTATCTCAACCCCTGGTACCAGTTCAGGACTTCCCTCTGCCCTTCCTGCTGCTGGGCTTCCTTGATTCCTGACAACATTTTGCAGGAACCCTGAGCTTGGAATACTGGGCTACCAGACCACTGCAGATGGGTAGGTGGCAGCATTCATGATCGCCTATGGGTCACTGCAGGGCTGTAACTCCTAGCACGCAGAGAGACCCTCTTACTAGGTCCCTGGGCTAACCcgcttccttttcttcttgtgACCTCTGAATCTAAGATTCACTTTACTATCTAGGACTCAGTCTCCAagtgtaaaataaggggtttgtgTCATggtaaagttggaaggaacctcagaggtcatctactccaaccccttcattttgcagatgtggaaactgaggcccaggagggtCACACAAATTGCTCAagctcacacaggtagtcagcagtagaagcaggatttaaacttgggtcctctgactcctgaatTATACCACCCTGCCTTCCTACACGATGGTCTCCAAGGCCTCTTCCTGCTCTAACATTTCATAGTCACTATGATTCTGGAGAACAGAAAGGTAACTataatttctacttttttattgataatttttttttcaaaaagtgttTCCTCCCAATGAGCAAACTTCCTGTGGTTGCCAAAGGGAGGGCTCCAGCTCTGTGACAGGAAAAGCCATGCTGGGGCAGTCAAAATGAAGAAGTGATTCAGGACAAGAAATAAATTGAGGTTGTCTAAATCTTCTGTCCACCTCCAGCTCCGCCAtgcagaggggaaactgaggccacagtCCAGTTCTCCTGAAACAGCCAGCAGCAGAATGAGGAACGAAGTGTGATGAGCGGGCCTTtgaaccaaccccccccccccaaccctgacTATAGAGGAAGAACAAAGACAGTGGCAGACATCccatccctcttctccccctcccccacacagctcacttaacctttctgagactcagtttcctctgaaaaatgagagagctggaccGGGTGTTTTATAAAAAAcaagcctccccctccccttttcccatgCTGCTGGAAGAAACTCTTTGAAAAGCAGTTGTACTGGGGGAAGTGGGAGTCTAAAGTGCCATCCATTACCCCCTTAGGGGCCCACGATCCCATCCCAGAGTTTTTGCTCTCTCTATCTTTTCTGAAGCAAACTGATTTTTTCCTGGTAGATTCCCTCCCATCTCCATTTTCAGGCTCTAGGCCCAAGCTGGTGGTTTCCTTTGAGCCAGGGCCACCTTTGCTTGTCTCAGCCAGTTCctcctcgccccccccccccattgctcCCTCTCCTCTAGGGCCCAGCCCACACAATCTCCGAGTAGGGAGGGACCAGAGAAGTCACCAAGTCTACCCCCTACAACATACCAGACTAGTGGGTAACTTGAGCCAGTGCTGGGGAACCCAACTCTTTCCCAAGACAATtgacctaagtttgaattcttgggaaattccacccccccccccccccagacaaCTAAAACCTCTTTCCCTAACTTGTACCCATTCTGCCCGCTAGGGTCAAGAAGAGTAAGTCCCTCTTCCATAGGCCAGCCCTTGAAAgacctgaagacagctatcaagtATATCCacccccaagtcttcttttctccagattaAACACAGTTCCCTTCCACTGGTTCTTAGAGGGTGTGACCTTCAattagtgccctccctcctctgAATGCATCCCTAGCAGTGGGGAGGTACTACACAacacccacccccttccccattctTCTGTGATGTTTGTAGACAGCTGACTAGGGTTAGGCCTCAGTCTGGGGATGGGTTCAGGCTGGAGGTAGGGGACCAAAGCCAACTCACCAATTTGAGGCAGTGACTTTGGTCTCACTCACAGAGGAGCTCTAGCCACTAGGTCAACAGACCACTTACCAGGTCATATATGCCAAGCATTTTGGTGGTATGGCAGCAGAGCCCATGTTCCTTGGTTTTCACTATGTCAATCTCCCCATTCCCCCTTAGGGCTGTATGGGAGAATACGAGCCATGAAGATGGGGTGGGAGATGCTGGGGGCAAAGGTCACTCTCATCCCTGTCGATGACCTTGGGCAGTAGTGAGGGCAGCTAGAGTTGTCCCCTATGTGGAGGCTCTGGGTGTCAGCTCCATGGTCACTGGGGCTCTGAGTTTGAGCTGCACATGTGCTCTGGGTACCAGCTGGGTAGAAACTCCTTGGTACCTCCTGCATGGGCTACAGGTGCTGTTTCAGGTGGGAGCCCCCTGTGCTAGTGGCGGATATTACTGAGGTCTCACCTGTGTGTCTCACAAGCAGCTGAGAGCTGCCACAGGATGCCTcaaccccttcctccccttctctgggAAACCTAAGTGCTGCATAGGGCAtgaggaagacaggaaaggagaATAGATCATATCCTGTTTTCCCCAGAACTGCAGCCCCATCAGAGCTCAGAAGACCTTGGCTGAAAACCCTTTAGAAATGCatcctgtggggaaaaaaaaagcatctctGCCAGAaggtatttttctatttttgagaAGGAAATAAATCCCCCTCCACCAGCCCTGGCTgtgtctcccttctctttccccaccctTTTAGAAATGCATAgttgattgtttttttaaaaaccaggttAAGGTAGGGTGGGGGGCACTCACCCAGGCCCTGTAGGAGGTGGGTAGATGGGAGATTAGGTTCTGAGGTCAGGTTCTCTTCACTGGATGCCAGGGCCTTGAGTTTCCCAGGCTTGGAAATCTCTTCCATGTTCCCTCCCCCTCAAGACATTGAGGTGATTACACGCCCCTTTCCCTCATCACATCACCCCAGCCCAGGTGCCTCTGGGTAgacaccttccccttccctcttggAGGTCCACTCTCCAGTAGAGAGAAGGATCATAGGACCAGGGAATTTAAAGTCAGCagggaaggggccttagagatcatctacttgatgtccccttcccccattttacagctaagcaaagaggctcagagaggggaaaggacgCCCCCaaagacacatagctagtaaatggtagttgtcccctgactccaaacccagagctAACCACCCCTCTTCACACCCTGGAGCAGGTGAAAGGAGGGAACATGGGACCACCCAGTGAGGAGGGAGCCAGGAAGGGGACTGATGGGAAGAGGTCATCCCAGGTGGCTGGGAGGAGTCAGATCATCTTCATGTTGAATTTGCGGGCACCCCCTTgaccagcagcagcagcggggCCATCCACCTTGCGGAAGGAGTACTCTACAGAGAAATTGCTCTTGTGTTGACCCCGGCCCCGGCTCCATACAAAGAGCAAGAGGAAACAGAAGAGGACAACGCCCAGAAAGGTGATGCACCCCATGGCTGTAGACACCAAGATGGTGGTAAGGTCCAAAGGGAAGCGGGGTAGCTGGGTGTCATTGCGAGCGGCCAGGTCCCCCGCCTCACCAGGCCCCAGGGTCCGGTTGGCTCCGGGGCGCACCATCAGCGTGGCAAAGTACGTGTCATTGCCCCCAGCATTGCTGGCGACACAGACGTAGGTACCACTGTCCTGGGCTTGGGCCTCCTGGATCTCCAGCGTGCCGCCCAGCAGCACCCGGGTCCTCCCGCCGCTGGCCCCCGTCACCACTTGGTGCTGGGGCGTCACCCAGGTGATGCTGGGCTCCGGTTCGCCCTCGGCGCGGCAGAAGAAGCTCACCGCTTGGCCCTCGGTGGCCGTGACGTGTTGCAGCCGCCTCTCCCGGATCTTGGGCTGGCGACAGACGAAGTACTCAAAGAGGGTGGAGTCGGGCAGGTCCCGGAGCGCATCCCCTCGCACCTCGGCAGGTGTGGCGCAGGAGGGCAGCCGCCCATCAAAGTTGAGCGTCTTCCTCCGCTGCACAATCCAAAGGAGACGGCAGTCACAAGCCAGGGGATTGCCATCCACGCGCAGCGTTTCCAGGGTGTTGACGGAATGAAAGGTGCTCTCCTCCAGCGTGGCTAGGAAGTTGTTGGAGAGGTTAAGCAGGCGGATCTGCCGCAGGCCCAGGAAGGCCTGGGGCTCCACCACCGCCAGCAGGGCCCCTGCCAGGTGAAGCTCCCGCAGCCGCACCAGGTCACGGAAGGAGCCCCGCGGCACCGTGCTGATGGGATTGTAGGACAGGTTGAGGGAGGTGAGGTAGGCCAAGTGACGCAGGGCCGCGGCTGGCACCGCGCTGATGTTGGTGTAGGTGACCGACAGTGAGCTCAGGTTGAGGCCTTGAAGGCTGCTGGCTGTGACCTAGAACATaccacagaacatcagagctaggGGGGAAACCACCTGAGAATACAGTACTAGATCTGGCAGAGTCTCCAGACTTCACCTAGGTCAGCGCCCTCATTTTACTTGGAAAGGGAAACAGAGGCATGggggaggacagagagaaagTGTTCAACTTCAGTGGAAAAGAACACCCTGAAGTGCCCTTTACAAATCTTCTGCCATCGAAAAGCAATCACCCTTCAACTTCCCTCATCTgggagcacagaatgtcagagctgaaagggaccttataaATGATTTGATCCCCAAATATCCAATCTGCAGCCTGCCTACTACATGTGGCCCTCCTGAGATTTTTAACAAAAAATTCTTTCCCTAATTAGCTAGCACACAGGAATCAGTAGGGTCTAAACATCTGCCTGCCACAACAGTTGTGTAACTAGCTTCTACCAGATGTCATGCTAGCAGCCTTGGCTTAATTAGTAATTTAAATGAAGCTGAAAATAATTAAATAGATAACGAAAGTCCCACATATGGATTTCTAATAATAATGTTGGAGCTAGAGGAGACCTTAGGAAAAAATGTAATCTAATCCGTTCCTTTGATaccctttacagataaggaaactgaggcataaagcaGTGGAGGGGCTTTACTATTGCTGGAGACACAGATATGGGTCCAGGGTTTGTCCAGGGTTACGCAGGAAGTTAATTAAGGGAAGAGGGTCTGTGCTTGAACCCTGCTctccctgactcccaggccagtggtTATTTCCAATATATCATGGATGCCCCTAACCTAACCCAACCCCTTCCTCTTCCAGGTAAGGGAAATGAGACTATGTATTTTCACagacctggaattctctccctcctctcttgccTCCCGGCCCCCATCTTCCTTCAGATCCCAGCTAAGATCTCTCCTTCCACAGAAAGCCTTTCCGGGTCCTCCTCAAtcctaatgccttctctctgttgtctcctcctttagactgtgaggtacctgagggcagggactgtttttttccctttattgtatccccaatgtttcAGTACAAGTTGTCGTTTAGTCTGGTCGGACTCTTCtcgaccccatgtggggttttcttggcagagatactgtagtggtttgccatttccttctccagtggatttaagtaaacagaagttaagtgacttgcccagggtcacacaggtagtgagtatctgaggtaaaatttgaactcaggacttcttgactccaggcccagaactctatccattgagccacttagctgcctccttaggtacaaagtaaatgcttaataaatgcttattgacttaacttgcccaaggtcacacagctagcagtaAATGGCAGTGTCAGGATTTGATCCAACACCCTCGTACCCATAATGAAAATGAGGTGTAGCAGGTGAAATCATTTGTAACAATCAcacaggttttgaacccagggcctctgacccCAAAGCCAAAGTTCTTTCTATGGCACCCCACTGCTCCTACATCGAACAGTTTACCTAAAAACTACCCACATCGCTTCTCCAAAgagtttaaagattttttttttaattcaggaaCTTCTTTTGCCCCTCCCCCCTCTGACTTCTTCCACCCCAGCCCCGGATGAAGCCAAACCCACCTCCTCCAGCAGGGGCCAGTTGTCGATCTCCAGATGGAGCAGACCCGGCAGGCGGCGGAAATTGTGTTCCTCCAGGGCGGGGATGCCCAGGTATCTCAGGCGCAAAGCTCCGAGACTCTGCAGGTGCGCCAGTGACTCCCCGGAGAGAGTGGTGAGGTTACAGCGCTCCAGTGTAAGCTCCTCCAGGGCGAGCAGCCCTGAGAAGGCCCGCTGGGAGATGAAGACCAGATCGTTGTCCCCCACCTCCAGCCGCTTCAGGTTCCTGAGATCCTGGAACATGTGGTCCAGCAGGATGACCAGCTTGTTCTCACTCAGGTCCAGCAAAGTGAGGTTGCCCAGCTTGGTAAAGACACCCGGGGGTATGAGCTTCAGCTGGTTGCCCCGAAGGCGCAGGGTCTGCAGGTGCAGCAGGTTCCCGAAGGCACCCGGCTCCACGTGGGCAATGACGTTCTCACTCAGGTCCAGCTCCTCCAGGAGGGGGTATGGCGCCAGGTCGCCAGGGTTGAGGCAGCGGATGCGGTTTCGGCTCAGCTCCAAGATTCGGGTCTCTGTGGGGATGCCCTCTGGGATGGCCGTGAGGCGTCTGCGGTGGCACACCACAGACCGGAGCTGTGGGGCGCACTCGCATCGGGCTGGACAGCCAGCCCCCGGAGCCCCGTTCAGGAGCACCAGATGAAGGCTTAGGAGCTGAAGCCAACACGTCATGGTGTGGAACATGGTCTTAGGGCCTTGCTACCATTCTCACAGGCACCTGGGGAGAAAAACAGAGAATTCTGAGCGTGGTTCCTGGGAGGAACCTGAAGCATAGAAGAATGTCGGagatttgttgttgagtcgtttcagtcacgtctgattctccatgaccccactgatggttttcttggcaaagatactgaagtggtttgacatttccttttccagctcattttacaggtgaggaaactgagccaaacagggtcacatagctaggaagtgtctaaagccagGTCCTCCAGACTCAAAGGCTGGCTCACTATCCACCTAGGCAGAAAAgcccttggaacatagaatgttggagtGGAGAGGACTCAGAATGGAGAGtatcagaatgtcagagctgggaggtagGACACAAAATGtcaggagggcccttagaacatttAGAGTTGTGAAAGACCATCCAATTCCAACTGGATacgtaaggaaactgaggtttagagttCCAGAACCATAAAACACtggaaaatattttagcagcaaaTAGTGGCACCATATGTGGTGGAAAAGGGCACTGATCCTGCAAGGAtgagtatgaagaattcagagaaaatttggaataccTACATGAGGTGATACATAGCCAATAAAGCTGAGCCAAAAGAACAACACACATAGTGAATACGATGATGCAACTAAATGTTGTTATAATCACAAAGACACCAAATACAACAGCCAACATTGGAACCCACCTGTGGAAGCTAGAGACCATGGGCTTCCTTTCCAGTAACAAGTAACAGATGACACGAGTGGAGAGTGACCCGTCCTATCAGTCACCAGTCACTACCagatggttttgcttaactgttttggGGGAAAGTACTTTGGCTCTTTGGGTGTTTGTTGGGAAGTATTTGTTGTGTCAGAACAAAATAGTaccgatttttttaaaaacagaaataaggggaaaagctggattggagttggaagacctgcaCTTGCAGCTTACTTGGGCAAAGCTCTtactggcttcagtttcctcttttgtaaaaattGAGAGCTTCAACTAAATGAACTTGAAGGCCACTTCTAGCTCTCAATTCTGTATTCCAGCCCccatattttatgattttattttattatttattttttgaacttttttattagtttatttatttttagttttcaacattcacttccataagttttaaatcttctccccctccctgagatggcatgcaatccactATAGGCTCtccatatacattcttattaaatattttcacgttagtcatgttgtgcagAATTATAGACTTatagaattataacgaatgggagaaaccatgagaaagaaaacaaacaaacaaaaaagaaaatagtctgcttcgatctgcattcagactccatagttctttctctggatgtgggtgtgattttgttttattaatgtgGGACTTGACCAAGACCACATAGCTGTACAGTCATGACTTGGACCCAGGTCTCTTGATGCCCAATCTAGATGATTTTCTCAATAGGAgaccatcctgggccatctctagtcttcctgttgaatatcaggtcactggacccagatgtctctggagaagaaagtgaggccggtgaccttgcacagccctccctcactcaaatccaagtcaactgcaagtcatgccatcatctccctgatgtcattgtcctcttcgaaaatgaaggacaaacacacaagaTGCTATTCTCACTACATTTTGGGGGGGCTGGTTGGGGAAGGGGCATGGCCAAATGTATTTGATTTAGAGAGATAAGGCTGGCAGTAACCCACACACCAGTGGTCAAAGCTCTCAGCACCCGCCTTCACTATGGCCATAGCAGCCACCCCTTCTGCACAACCCTATTGGCTCCCAATGTCTCCCAAGAAAAGGTGAGGTCAGAAATGGCCCTCTTATCCAGCCTCTGTCCCTGTCCTTTCTGCCTACTCTCATCTCTTAGAAATCTTGGGGGCTCAGGATGCATGACAATGCCCAGAGCTCAGACAGCTAGGTGGGGAGATTATCTGGGTGATatctgggggaagggagaaaatctttcCTGGGCAATTCCTCTCCCTGAAAGGttcatcttttcattcatttaactcTTTTTTCTGAGTTCCATTCTTGGTCTGGCCCTGTGTTCTGTATGGTGGGAGACTTGGGCCTTACCGTCAGGAGGCTTACAGTCTAGCTGGGGAGAAAAGACTCCCTAGAAAGAGGTAACCAAGAATCTTGGGCAGATATGAAATGTAGtgaaataaaaaaccaaaaggccaaagctagaaaggacctcatcACACAGAACACCCACTGTCcaagctgaaaggggccttagaacacagatgaGATAgtgacagctggaagggacctccaagacCATGCAATCTAAACTCCCACAAGGtctaaagggggaaaggactttCCAGAGGTCAATCAGAGCCTGGAGTGGTGGCAAGGAAGAGGAGCTTTAGAAGCCAACATTCAGAGAGGGGAAAGGTACCTCCCTTGACAATGAGAGAGGCTGGACATAAGGCCAGGTAGCCCTCCTCCCCAGGATGTTGAGGCaggcaccccccaccccagcttctaCATGTTAACAGACCCAAGGATTGCTCTCTACTGTAGCTACCCTTTCTCCTGACCCTCTCAGTTCAGCCACCAAGCGGGTGGAGATGGGGCGGCCCTGACCAAGCTGCCGGACTGGAACTGACAGCCGCCACTTTGGCAGGGCCCTTCTGCTTGGCTACCTCTTTGCCCAATTGCCTTAGCTTTCAGCTTCACTGAGTGGCTATTTTTGGGTGTCTTTTCAGCTGAAACACCCCCAAACTAgggctcccttcctcccctcagcTGGTCTCCTCTGGGCTCCCCTCTGCCTTCTAAACACAGACCTCCCACTTTAGCCAAATTGGTCTCCTCTTTGTCTAGCACACAGAATGTCAAGGCTGGGAGgactcttagaacacagaatgtcaggactGGGGGGCCCTtggaacataggatgtcagagccagaatggatcagggaaggcttcatgtagaaagttgAGTCAAGTATTtactaaacacttactatgtactagggaggtaaggtggtacagtggatagagcaccagacctggagtcaggaagacctgagttcaaatccagcctcagactgggcaagtcacttaaccctgattacctcagtttcctcagctgtaaaacgagctggagaaggaaatggccaagtactctagtatctttgccaagaaaaccccaaataccgggctgaagggaggaaggggcatGCTTTAGGCAGAGAACTCACCAAGGCAAAAGTATGGAGGTAAGAGATGACATGCTTCCCTGCCCcgcttttaaatagtattttattttttccaattacatgtaaagagaatttttaacattcatttgtcaaaattttgagctccaaattttctccctctctccctcctctctaagacagtaagcaatttgatctaGGTTATGTATGTGTGGCATGTTTtttgtgaggaatagcaaggacaGTGTGTCCAGACTAGAGTTTGGGAAGGGGAGTAACATAGATTGAGTTTGAGAAGGCTGTTAATCCAGGAGACTAAAAGGTCAGTGTATCCTTTACAGAAATAAACAAATTCAGTTGAGGGGTTGCTGGGtgggggagataatgagttccgttttggatgtgttgagtttaagatgctgaTAGGACATTCAGTTTGGAGTGTCTTTTTA from Trichosurus vulpecula isolate mTriVul1 chromosome 1, mTriVul1.pri, whole genome shotgun sequence includes:
- the LINGO3 gene encoding leucine-rich repeat and immunoglobulin-like domain-containing nogo receptor-interacting protein 3, translating into MFHTMTCWLQLLSLHLVLLNGAPGAGCPARCECAPQLRSVVCHRRRLTAIPEGIPTETRILELSRNRIRCLNPGDLAPYPLLEELDLSENVIAHVEPGAFGNLLHLQTLRLRGNQLKLIPPGVFTKLGNLTLLDLSENKLVILLDHMFQDLRNLKRLEVGDNDLVFISQRAFSGLLALEELTLERCNLTTLSGESLAHLQSLGALRLRYLGIPALEEHNFRRLPGLLHLEIDNWPLLEEVTASSLQGLNLSSLSVTYTNISAVPAAALRHLAYLTSLNLSYNPISTVPRGSFRDLVRLRELHLAGALLAVVEPQAFLGLRQIRLLNLSNNFLATLEESTFHSVNTLETLRVDGNPLACDCRLLWIVQRRKTLNFDGRLPSCATPAEVRGDALRDLPDSTLFEYFVCRQPKIRERRLQHVTATEGQAVSFFCRAEGEPEPSITWVTPQHQVVTGASGGRTRVLLGGTLEIQEAQAQDSGTYVCVASNAGGNDTYFATLMVRPGANRTLGPGEAGDLAARNDTQLPRFPLDLTTILVSTAMGCITFLGVVLFCFLLLFVWSRGRGQHKSNFSVEYSFRKVDGPAAAAGQGGARKFNMKMI